Proteins encoded in a region of the Natronorubrum halophilum genome:
- a CDS encoding ABC transporter permease subunit, with translation MTWARIARKDFEDASRAMTLWILTALMILLVAGISSIPHLIHTPGQGPAPGFDEAISFLFSVVVTMASIIALVVGYQSIVGERESGSIRFLLGLPNTRLDVVVGKVLGRAAVVAVPTVIGFAVGGVVIAILYDGFDIATYAGLLAFSLLVGLVYVSLAVGVSASVDTRAKAVAGVLGVYIISDWLWWVVPMAIYWLLERELPGGTDLPVWYLFVERLGIWEPLAAISGTIVEIPGSETVSPADRLAGDVPFFLEPWFAWAFVAAWILVPLAIGYYRFNRTILS, from the coding sequence ATGACCTGGGCCCGGATCGCCCGGAAGGACTTCGAAGACGCGAGTCGAGCGATGACGCTCTGGATACTGACCGCGCTGATGATCCTGCTCGTCGCCGGCATCTCGTCGATCCCCCACCTCATTCACACCCCCGGACAGGGGCCTGCCCCCGGGTTCGACGAGGCGATAAGCTTCCTGTTCTCGGTGGTCGTGACGATGGCCTCGATCATCGCCCTCGTCGTCGGCTATCAGTCTATCGTCGGGGAACGCGAGTCCGGGAGCATTCGCTTTCTGCTCGGCCTGCCGAACACCCGCCTCGACGTCGTCGTCGGGAAGGTGCTCGGTCGGGCAGCCGTCGTCGCCGTCCCGACGGTGATCGGCTTCGCCGTCGGTGGCGTCGTGATCGCGATCCTCTACGACGGCTTCGACATCGCGACCTACGCCGGTCTCCTCGCGTTCTCGCTCCTCGTGGGTCTGGTGTACGTCTCCCTCGCCGTCGGCGTCTCCGCGAGCGTCGACACGCGCGCGAAGGCGGTCGCCGGCGTGCTCGGCGTCTACATCATCTCCGACTGGCTCTGGTGGGTCGTCCCGATGGCGATCTACTGGCTTCTCGAGCGCGAACTGCCCGGCGGTACCGATCTCCCCGTCTGGTACCTTTTCGTCGAACGCTTGGGTATCTGGGAACCGCTCGCCGCGATCTCCGGCACGATCGTCGAGATCCCCGGTTCCGAGACCGTCTCGCCGGCGGATCGACTCGCCGGAGACGTTCCGTTCTTCCTCGAGCCCTGGTTCGCCTGGGCGTTCGTCGCTGCCTGGATCCTGGTTCCGCTCGCGATCGGTTACTATCGGTTCAATCGGACCATACTCAGCTGA
- a CDS encoding DUF192 domain-containing protein, with amino-acid sequence MVLERVWKALLAIVVVAVIGLLVLQIGLVSPPWAEDQAEVRVLDGDTGDELAAVDAKVADTPAERYTGLSDHDSLEDGDGMLFVHSSEDERTYVMRDMEFDIDIVFIDAGGEITAIEGARAPEAGENGNGLEYEGRARWVLEVPRGYANETGMDVGDEVEIEYE; translated from the coding sequence ATGGTTCTCGAGCGCGTCTGGAAGGCGCTGCTGGCCATCGTCGTTGTCGCCGTCATCGGCTTGCTCGTCCTCCAGATCGGGCTCGTTTCCCCGCCGTGGGCCGAGGACCAGGCCGAGGTCCGCGTTCTCGACGGCGACACCGGCGACGAACTCGCGGCCGTCGACGCCAAGGTCGCGGACACCCCAGCCGAGCGCTACACCGGGCTGAGCGATCACGACTCGCTCGAAGACGGCGACGGAATGCTGTTCGTCCACTCGAGCGAGGACGAGCGAACCTACGTCATGCGGGACATGGAGTTCGACATCGACATCGTCTTCATCGACGCCGGTGGCGAGATCACGGCGATCGAAGGCGCGAGAGCTCCCGAAGCGGGCGAGAACGGAAACGGCCTCGAGTACGAGGGCCGCGCTCGATGGGTGCTCGAGGTCCCGCGGGGGTACGCGAACGAGACGGGAATGGACGTCGGTGACGAGGTCGAGATCGAGTACGAATGA
- a CDS encoding NUDIX hydrolase: MTSHHAGDASSPTAIEPIIDHESLRERDDVPFHEETDVVDAEIVEQVAALADLAGVGITNRDGEVLLRRLTDTCSWKIPVAPVGPEEDFATAIAAHISKTIGLAVALDAIEGVWDISVRTDNGTQTASRAFVIFSASAVSGTDDLEAATPEGDAVEAADWFDELPDGADEIPGTGLFID; encoded by the coding sequence ATGACAAGCCACCACGCTGGAGACGCGTCTTCGCCGACCGCCATCGAACCGATCATCGACCACGAATCGCTGCGTGAACGCGACGACGTCCCGTTTCACGAGGAGACGGACGTGGTCGATGCGGAGATCGTCGAGCAAGTCGCTGCCCTCGCCGACCTCGCTGGTGTCGGCATCACGAACCGCGACGGCGAGGTTCTACTCCGACGGCTCACCGACACCTGCTCGTGGAAGATCCCCGTCGCCCCCGTCGGTCCGGAAGAGGATTTCGCCACAGCAATCGCGGCGCACATCTCGAAAACCATCGGACTCGCCGTTGCACTCGACGCGATCGAAGGCGTCTGGGATATCAGCGTCCGGACGGACAACGGGACACAAACGGCGTCGCGAGCCTTCGTCATCTTCAGCGCCTCCGCCGTGTCCGGTACCGACGACCTCGAGGCAGCGACTCCCGAAGGTGATGCCGTCGAGGCGGCTGACTGGTTCGACGAACTCCCAGATGGGGCGGACGAAATCCCCGGCACAGGTCTGTTCATCGACTGA
- a CDS encoding ABC transporter ATP-binding protein: MTAIQTSALARRFGDVTAVESLDLHVEAGEAYGFLGPNGAGKSTTINMLLGFTPPSSGSGTVLGYDIEDESLAIRQSIGVLPEDFGMYERLTARKHVQFAIDTKGATDDPDDLLARVGLAEAADRKAGGFSTGMKQRVALAMALVGEPDLLILDEPSSGIDPNGAREMRAIIQEELDRGATVFFSSHIMEQVEAICDRIGIMNGGRLVAEDSIDALKDQFDAESRLTLTVDAVPDGIARTLEAIDGVHDVRVDGADIVTTVANPRSKAVVINAVEDAGGVVADITAEDHSLDDLFAAFTTGEGARPSGHQPPQTDDLIEEVDA; this comes from the coding sequence ATGACTGCGATACAAACGAGTGCACTCGCTCGGCGATTCGGAGACGTCACGGCCGTCGAGTCGCTCGACCTCCACGTCGAAGCCGGCGAGGCCTACGGCTTTCTCGGTCCGAACGGTGCCGGCAAGTCGACGACGATCAATATGCTCCTCGGATTCACGCCGCCGTCGTCGGGGTCGGGAACGGTACTCGGCTACGACATCGAAGACGAGTCGCTCGCGATCCGACAATCGATCGGGGTCCTTCCGGAAGACTTCGGCATGTACGAGCGCCTCACCGCTCGAAAGCACGTCCAGTTCGCCATCGATACGAAAGGCGCAACCGACGACCCCGACGACCTCCTGGCGCGCGTGGGACTGGCCGAGGCCGCCGACAGAAAGGCCGGCGGCTTCTCGACGGGCATGAAACAGCGCGTCGCGCTCGCGATGGCCCTCGTCGGCGAGCCTGACCTGCTCATTCTCGACGAGCCCTCCTCCGGGATCGATCCCAACGGCGCTCGAGAGATGCGTGCGATCATTCAGGAGGAACTCGACCGGGGCGCGACGGTCTTCTTCTCGAGTCACATCATGGAACAGGTCGAAGCGATCTGCGACCGCATCGGAATCATGAACGGCGGCCGACTCGTCGCCGAGGATTCCATCGACGCGCTCAAAGACCAGTTCGACGCCGAATCCCGTCTCACGCTGACCGTCGACGCCGTCCCCGACGGAATCGCGCGCACGCTCGAAGCGATCGACGGCGTACACGATGTCCGTGTCGACGGGGCGGATATCGTAACGACGGTTGCGAACCCGCGATCGAAGGCCGTAGTTATCAACGCGGTCGAAGACGCGGGCGGCGTGGTCGCCGATATCACCGCCGAGGACCACTCGCTCGACGATCTGTTCGCGGCGTTTACGACCGGTGAGGGCGCACGCCCCAGCGGTCACCAACCGCCTCAGACCGACGACCTCATCGAGGAGGTCGACGCATGA
- a CDS encoding DUF5789 family protein: MADDNRQLGVELGDLGDQLESADYPLSEDELLETYGDEEIEMEDETATLEELIAPLNEDEYRDYGEVEQAIMNMVGDEAIGRKNYSDRTPPAAGEDRQDEGAPEQDDQREQESF; encoded by the coding sequence ATGGCAGACGACAATCGCCAACTCGGCGTCGAACTCGGCGACCTCGGCGACCAGCTCGAGTCGGCCGACTACCCGCTCAGCGAGGACGAACTGCTCGAGACGTACGGGGACGAGGAGATCGAGATGGAGGACGAAACGGCGACGCTCGAGGAACTCATCGCGCCGTTGAACGAGGACGAGTACAGAGACTACGGCGAGGTCGAACAGGCGATCATGAACATGGTCGGCGACGAAGCGATCGGGCGGAAGAACTACAGCGACCGCACGCCGCCCGCGGCGGGCGAGGATCGACAGGACGAGGGTGCGCCGGAGCAAGACGACCAGCGCGAACAGGAGTCCTTCTGA
- a CDS encoding DUF7344 domain-containing protein, producing the protein MEALTSSQGAQELSADTILELLANRRRRYLLYALRGQDGPIELSTLSEQVAGWEHDVPPDEVAKNEYKSVYVSSVQCHVPKLADAGVVDHNEDNHTVILSSNFTQLEPYLRIVVKDEPENSTLHAALQTESGDGLLGQIRENVARLKH; encoded by the coding sequence ATGGAAGCACTTACCTCGAGTCAGGGGGCACAAGAACTCTCTGCAGATACCATCCTCGAGTTGCTGGCGAACCGTCGCCGGCGCTACCTCCTCTACGCGCTTCGCGGGCAGGACGGCCCAATCGAACTCTCCACGCTGTCCGAGCAGGTCGCCGGCTGGGAACACGACGTCCCGCCGGACGAGGTCGCCAAAAACGAGTACAAGAGCGTGTACGTCTCCTCGGTGCAGTGTCACGTCCCGAAACTGGCCGATGCGGGCGTCGTCGACCACAACGAGGATAACCACACCGTCATCCTCTCGTCGAACTTCACGCAACTCGAGCCCTATCTCCGAATCGTTGTCAAAGACGAACCGGAGAATTCGACGTTGCACGCCGCCCTCCAGACGGAATCCGGCGACGGTTTGCTCGGACAGATTCGGGAGAACGTCGCACGACTCAAGCACTGA
- a CDS encoding ABC transporter ATP-binding protein, whose amino-acid sequence MQDVDWDEDDPFEDQREQVESPMRRLLFEYGRPYWFTVTVGLISSVLARALDLLPALLLAVAIDAIFGEAVFAEQVPLVVLPEAWLPATQEGQFWFVAIAIASSFVLGALFHWLRNWGFNAFSQEIQHDVRTATYDKMQRLDMEFFASKQTGEMMSVLSNDVNQLERFLNEGMNSATRLIVMVVGIGFLLFWLNPQLALISLAPVPLIGVFTYIFVKKIQPKYAAVRSSVGKVNSRLENNLGGIGVIKSSNTEGYESERVDDVSRNYYDTNWEAIWLRIRFFPGLQLISGIGFVLTFAVGGYWVFTGTAPGPFTGTLQTGTFVAFILFTQQLVWPMAQFGQVINMYQRAEASSERIFGLMDETGRIERDEGADDLEVSDGRVEYEHVSFAYEDDYADADREESSAQERTRFRDVSDDERIIDDISFEVDGGETLALVGPTGAGKSTVLKLLLRLYDVNEGAIRVDGQDIREVSLPSLRQSMGYVGQESFLFYGTVEENITYGSFDADREEIVAAAKAAEAHEFIQNLPAGYDTMVGERGVKLSGGQRQRVAIARAVLKDPDILVLDEATSDVDTETEMLIQRSIDDLTEDRTTFAIAHRLSTIKDADQILVLEGGEIVERGTHDQLLENGGLYSHLWGVQAGEIEELPQEFIERAQRRTARTEAGDDDD is encoded by the coding sequence ATGCAGGACGTCGACTGGGACGAAGACGACCCGTTCGAGGATCAGCGGGAGCAAGTCGAGAGCCCGATGCGCCGGCTGTTGTTCGAGTACGGCCGTCCGTACTGGTTCACCGTTACCGTCGGGCTCATCTCGAGCGTGCTCGCACGGGCGCTGGATCTGCTGCCCGCCCTCCTCCTCGCAGTTGCGATCGACGCCATCTTCGGCGAGGCGGTCTTTGCAGAACAGGTCCCGCTGGTGGTCCTCCCCGAAGCGTGGCTGCCGGCGACCCAGGAAGGCCAGTTCTGGTTCGTCGCGATCGCCATCGCGTCGTCGTTCGTCCTCGGGGCGCTCTTTCACTGGCTACGAAACTGGGGCTTCAACGCCTTCTCGCAGGAGATCCAACACGACGTCCGGACCGCGACGTACGACAAGATGCAGCGCCTGGACATGGAGTTTTTCGCCTCGAAGCAGACCGGCGAGATGATGTCGGTCCTCTCGAACGACGTCAACCAGCTCGAGCGGTTTCTCAACGAGGGGATGAACTCGGCGACTCGGCTGATCGTGATGGTCGTCGGTATCGGCTTCCTGCTGTTCTGGCTCAACCCGCAACTGGCACTAATCTCGCTGGCACCCGTGCCGTTGATCGGGGTCTTCACCTACATCTTCGTCAAGAAGATCCAGCCCAAATACGCCGCCGTCCGCTCCTCGGTCGGGAAGGTGAACTCGCGACTCGAGAACAACCTCGGCGGGATCGGGGTCATCAAGTCCTCGAACACCGAGGGGTACGAGTCGGAGCGAGTCGACGACGTCTCCCGGAACTACTACGACACGAACTGGGAGGCGATCTGGTTGCGCATTCGCTTTTTCCCCGGCCTGCAGTTGATTTCGGGGATCGGTTTCGTCCTGACGTTCGCCGTCGGTGGCTACTGGGTCTTCACGGGAACCGCCCCCGGACCGTTTACGGGCACCCTCCAGACCGGGACCTTCGTCGCGTTCATCCTCTTCACCCAGCAACTCGTCTGGCCGATGGCGCAGTTCGGCCAGGTCATCAACATGTACCAGCGCGCAGAAGCCTCGAGCGAGCGCATCTTCGGCCTGATGGACGAGACGGGCCGGATCGAACGCGACGAAGGAGCGGACGACCTCGAAGTGTCGGACGGACGCGTCGAGTACGAGCACGTGAGCTTCGCCTACGAAGACGACTACGCCGACGCGGATCGCGAGGAATCGTCCGCACAAGAGCGCACGCGGTTCCGCGACGTGAGCGACGACGAAAGGATCATCGACGACATCTCGTTCGAGGTCGATGGCGGCGAGACGCTCGCACTCGTCGGCCCGACGGGAGCCGGGAAGTCGACCGTCCTGAAACTGCTGCTTCGACTCTACGACGTCAACGAGGGGGCGATCCGAGTCGACGGACAGGACATCCGCGAGGTCTCGCTGCCGAGCCTTCGCCAGTCGATGGGCTACGTCGGCCAGGAGTCGTTCCTCTTCTACGGTACCGTCGAGGAGAACATCACCTACGGCTCCTTCGACGCGGACAGGGAGGAGATCGTCGCGGCGGCCAAAGCGGCGGAGGCCCACGAGTTCATCCAGAACCTGCCCGCGGGCTACGACACGATGGTCGGCGAGCGCGGCGTCAAACTCTCGGGCGGCCAGCGCCAGCGCGTCGCCATCGCCCGCGCCGTGCTCAAGGATCCGGATATCCTGGTGCTCGACGAAGCCACCAGCGACGTCGACACCGAGACCGAGATGCTCATCCAGCGCTCGATCGACGACCTGACCGAGGATCGGACAACCTTCGCCATCGCCCACCGCCTCTCGACGATCAAGGACGCCGACCAGATCCTCGTGCTCGAGGGCGGCGAAATCGTCGAACGCGGCACCCACGACCAGCTACTGGAAAACGGCGGCCTGTACTCGCACCTCTGGGGCGTCCAGGCCGGCGAAATCGAGGAATTGCCACAGGAGTTCATCGAACGCGCCCAACGCCGGACCGCACGCACGGAAGCCGGCGATGACGACGACTGA
- a CDS encoding cupredoxin domain-containing protein, with translation MRKRAFLATFTGSALLLSAGCLSNSSQSQACDTVEITRASVSVEYGCGAGPIRTGSIEGQAEDCNAELILEIVDEEIIEEVTFETNNGRWSVDFGEGPGGEGPEHVRTIPGPGDKRVRIRGPDREILASEQLTVSHYLDSPTLDVWRPEFEPETVSVGEDVTVVFSIATFGAETSFTAALLVDGEAIETRDGTVDSGTDCQYASGPEYEFSYTFEEPGEHELAGRITVDGSSMGGDTRSIGTVTVTQDTVGSNPGNSTLSPTD, from the coding sequence ATGAGAAAACGTGCTTTCCTCGCGACGTTTACAGGCTCAGCTCTACTGCTTTCGGCTGGTTGTCTCTCGAACTCGTCGCAATCTCAAGCTTGCGATACTGTTGAGATTACCCGAGCGTCCGTATCCGTGGAATACGGGTGTGGTGCCGGTCCAATCAGAACAGGGAGCATAGAGGGACAAGCAGAGGACTGCAACGCGGAACTAATCCTCGAAATCGTTGACGAGGAAATTATTGAGGAAGTTACCTTCGAGACCAACAATGGTAGGTGGTCGGTCGATTTCGGCGAGGGACCAGGCGGTGAGGGACCAGAACACGTACGGACGATTCCCGGTCCAGGCGACAAACGTGTACGGATTCGTGGCCCAGATAGGGAGATTCTTGCTTCGGAACAACTCACCGTTTCTCACTATCTGGATTCGCCAACCCTCGATGTTTGGCGACCTGAGTTCGAGCCTGAGACAGTGTCAGTCGGCGAGGACGTCACGGTGGTATTCAGCATTGCAACGTTCGGTGCTGAGACGTCATTTACTGCCGCACTTCTGGTCGACGGCGAAGCGATCGAAACTCGCGACGGAACGGTTGACAGTGGTACAGACTGTCAATATGCCAGCGGCCCGGAGTACGAGTTCAGTTACACCTTCGAGGAACCGGGTGAGCACGAACTGGCAGGCAGAATCACCGTCGACGGTTCATCAATGGGAGGTGACACTAGGTCGATTGGAACGGTGACCGTGACCCAGGACACAGTAGGTTCAAATCCGGGAAACAGCACCCTATCACCGACCGATTGA
- a CDS encoding aldo/keto reductase encodes MSNTIENESDTLELGDKTVHRLGFGAMRLCGDAIIGPPEDEETAREVVQHAVDCGVDFMDTADSYGPGVSERLIGETIGDPDDVLVATKAGLLRNREGEWLAHGEPDYIRNQVLASLDRLRTDTIDLYQFHRPDPDTPFENSVQTFAELKDEGLVDQVGVSNVSVEQLETAREHVDVATVQNRYNVGDRSNADVLEVCAENDIGFIPWAPIDGDDLEKHGDLLDEIADAHDATRRQVGLAWLLERSDVILPIPGTSDPDHLESNVAASRLSLDDEEVQRLTDIAE; translated from the coding sequence GTGAGCAACACGATCGAAAACGAGAGCGACACGCTCGAACTCGGCGATAAAACCGTCCATCGGCTGGGATTCGGAGCGATGCGGCTCTGTGGCGACGCGATCATCGGCCCGCCCGAGGACGAAGAAACCGCGCGTGAAGTCGTCCAGCACGCTGTCGACTGCGGCGTCGACTTCATGGATACAGCTGATTCCTACGGGCCGGGGGTGAGCGAGCGGCTCATCGGAGAAACGATCGGCGACCCCGATGACGTGCTGGTCGCGACCAAGGCCGGCCTCCTGCGCAACCGCGAGGGCGAGTGGCTCGCCCACGGCGAACCGGACTACATCCGAAATCAGGTGCTTGCCTCGCTCGACCGGCTCCGAACCGATACGATCGACCTCTACCAGTTCCATCGCCCCGATCCGGACACGCCCTTCGAGAACTCCGTGCAGACCTTCGCCGAACTCAAAGACGAGGGCCTCGTCGATCAGGTCGGCGTCAGTAACGTCTCCGTCGAACAGCTCGAGACGGCCCGGGAACACGTCGACGTCGCGACGGTCCAGAACCGGTACAACGTGGGAGACCGCTCGAACGCGGACGTCCTCGAGGTCTGTGCGGAGAACGATATCGGGTTCATCCCGTGGGCACCGATCGACGGCGACGACCTCGAGAAACACGGGGACCTACTGGACGAGATTGCTGATGCCCACGACGCGACCCGACGACAGGTCGGGCTGGCGTGGCTGCTCGAGCGCTCGGACGTCATCCTCCCGATTCCGGGGACGTCGGATCCGGACCATCTCGAGTCGAACGTCGCCGCCTCGCGGCTCTCGCTGGACGACGAGGAGGTACAGCGTCTGACCGATATCGCGGAGTAA
- a CDS encoding TetR/AcrR family transcriptional regulator, which translates to MTATNSPSIPADTYEELIDATLIALSKKGYVNLRVRDIDAEFPKSRQLIHHYFDGKDELVTETLSVLVDHHSEELDSSVDDDPLTKLTSEIDRILLGTGVDEFDYWTFATALYEIMAQSHHNPDHQELINRLTDRSVDHFSAIMQEGIDQGVFDDVDTVRLAKVIDDLITGAQCKKIFLGNDDALLETREMIDRLVIAELNPSDPSTAN; encoded by the coding sequence ATGACTGCGACAAACTCTCCATCAATACCGGCTGACACGTACGAGGAACTCATCGACGCGACGCTCATCGCACTCTCCAAGAAGGGGTACGTCAATCTGCGGGTCCGGGATATCGACGCCGAATTTCCGAAGAGTCGCCAGCTCATCCACCACTACTTCGACGGCAAGGACGAGCTGGTGACCGAGACGCTCTCGGTCCTCGTCGACCACCACTCCGAGGAGTTAGACAGCTCGGTCGACGACGATCCGCTGACGAAACTGACGAGCGAAATCGATCGGATCCTCCTGGGAACGGGGGTGGACGAGTTCGATTACTGGACGTTCGCGACGGCGCTGTACGAAATCATGGCCCAGTCTCACCACAATCCGGATCATCAAGAGCTAATCAACCGACTCACCGACCGCTCAGTCGATCACTTCAGCGCCATCATGCAGGAGGGTATCGATCAGGGCGTCTTCGACGACGTCGATACCGTCCGCCTCGCGAAGGTGATCGACGACCTCATCACCGGAGCGCAATGCAAGAAAATCTTTCTCGGCAACGACGACGCGCTCCTCGAGACACGAGAGATGATTGATCGGCTCGTGATCGCCGAGTTGAACCCGTCCGATCCTTCGACGGCGAACTGA
- a CDS encoding carboxymuconolactone decarboxylase family protein — translation MARISYVDRGEMPADKRELLDTLSNEDGDETNRNHSLSGGTLNVYRAIGRNVDLLEGFRRYGSLVWQESGLSPHERELVILATAYHAETAYEWQQHVRVALDEGMDPQRILAISREELERLEPAHAALVEYVEQFVGGAVDDATHERLSQHYSDGVIVGVGMLAGCYLGLARVLQALEVDLEREFVGWDLENW, via the coding sequence ATGGCACGAATTTCGTACGTCGATCGCGGCGAGATGCCGGCCGACAAACGCGAACTGCTCGATACGCTCTCGAACGAGGACGGAGACGAAACGAACCGCAATCACTCGCTGTCGGGGGGCACCCTGAACGTCTATCGGGCGATTGGGCGAAACGTCGATCTCCTCGAGGGATTTCGCAGGTATGGATCACTGGTCTGGCAGGAGAGCGGCCTGTCGCCCCACGAGCGAGAACTCGTCATCCTCGCGACGGCGTATCACGCGGAAACGGCCTACGAGTGGCAACAGCACGTCCGCGTCGCCCTCGACGAGGGGATGGACCCGCAACGGATTCTCGCGATTTCGCGCGAGGAACTCGAGCGACTCGAACCCGCTCACGCGGCCCTCGTCGAATACGTCGAGCAATTCGTCGGGGGAGCCGTCGATGACGCAACCCACGAACGGCTGAGCCAGCACTATAGCGACGGCGTGATAGTCGGCGTTGGAATGCTCGCCGGGTGCTACCTCGGTCTCGCGCGAGTGCTCCAGGCGCTCGAGGTCGACCTCGAGCGCGAATTCGTCGGCTGGGACCTCGAGAATTGGTGA